A single genomic interval of Portunus trituberculatus isolate SZX2019 chromosome 41, ASM1759143v1, whole genome shotgun sequence harbors:
- the LOC123516723 gene encoding platelet binding protein GspB-like, with product MPHPRTLPQASATLTATETASHTATHTATLTARDSATLTATDTASSTETASRTTTHTSTLTARDSATLTATDTASPTDTATRTATHTSTRTATHTATPTHTATRTATDTSSRTTTHTATRIAMRFATRTATRSATRTTTDTASPTHTATLTARDSATLTATDTASSRDSATLTATDTASPTHTVTRKATDTATLTATDTALPTHTPTRTATRTTTHTATPTHTATRIATRSATRTATRSATLTATDTASRTAMHTAPLTATHTAPRTATHNATSTHTATLTATDTSSRTTTHTATRIAMRFATRTATRSATRTTTDTASPTDTASRIDTHTAIITATHTGTRTAMQTATRTATDTLTLTATHTATRTAMHNATRTATHTATRTAKPTATHTVTLEIDEVPSNHNEQEGIFQQED from the exons atgccacac ccacgcacactgccacaagCAAGTGCCACACTTACAGCCACAGAGACTGCCTCAcatacagccacgcacactgccacacttacAGCCAGAGACTCTGCCACACTtacagccacagacactgcctcat CCACAGAGACTGCCTCACGTACAACCACGCACACTTCCACACTTACAGCCAGAGACTCTGCCACACTtacagccacagacactgcctcac ccacagacactgccacacgtacagccacgcacacttcCACACGTActgccacgcacactgccacac ccacgcacactgccacacgtacagccacagaCACTTCTTCACGTACaaccacgcacactgccacacgtataGCCATGCGCtttgccacacgtacagccacgcgCTCTGCCACACGTACAACCACAGACACTGcctcac ccacgcacactgccacacttacAGCCAGAGACTCTGCCACACTtacagccacagacactgcctcat CCAGAGACTCTGCCACACTtacagccacagacactgcctcac ccacgcacactgtcACACGAAAAGCCACAGACACTGCCACACTtacagccacagacactgccttac ccacgcacactccCACACGTACTGCCACACGTACaaccacgcacactgccacac ccacgcacactgccacacgtataGCCACGCGctctgccacacgtacagccacgcgCTCTGCCACACTtacagccacagacactgccTCACGTACAGCCATGCACACTGCCCCActtacagccacgcacactgccccacgtacagccacgcacaatGCCACat ccacgcacactgccacacttacAGCCACAGACACTTCTTCACGTACaaccacgcacactgccacacgtataGCCATGCGCtttgccacacgtacagccacgcgCTCTGCCACACGTACAACCACAGACACTGcctcac ccacagacactgccTCACGTATAGACACGCACACTGCCATAattacagccacgcacactggcACACGTACAGCCATGCaaactgccacacgtacagccacagaCACTCTCACActtacagccacgcacactgccacacgtacagccatgCACaatgccacacgtacagccacgcacactgccacacgtacagctaAACCGACAGCCACGCACACAGTCACAC TTGAAATTGACGAGGTGCCGTCGAACCACAATGAACAGGAAGGAATTTTCCAGCAAGAGGACTGA
- the LOC123516724 gene encoding uncharacterized protein LOC123516724 translates to MSGGPSTSVPEGGNVQWSRQDTAWIIDMYRQKPCLWNIKSADYKDRNKRVTALTAITREIEKKYASVTIADIKKKLDCLRNQYRREMRQMENSRKSGAGTDDVYSPKLWCFDELSFLNDGGRVRVKLNHEPVFDTTHQFTTLPASLFPVKE, encoded by the coding sequence ATGTCTGGCGGTCCTTCTACAAGTGTACCTGAAGGAGGAAACGTTCAGTGGTCCAGGCAAGATACAGCATGGATAATTGATATGTACCGTCAAAAACCTTGCTTGTGGAACATAAAGAGTGCTGATTATAAGGACAGAAATAAACGTGTAACAGCCCTTACAGCAATaacaagagaaatagaaaagaagtatGCATCCGTTACCATTGcggatataaaaaagaaactagatTGTTTGCGAAATCAGTACAGGCGTGAAATGCGACAGATGGAAAACTCTCGCAAGTCAGGAGCTGGGACGGACGACGTGTACAGCCCCAAGTTATGGTGCTTTGATGAGCTTTCTTTTCTCAATGATGGTGGCAGGGTCAGAGTGAAACTGAACCATGAACCAGTATTTGACACCACTCATCAGTTTACAACTTTGCCCGCCAGTCTTTTCCCGGTGAAGGAGTAG